The following coding sequences lie in one Apium graveolens cultivar Ventura chromosome 1, ASM990537v1, whole genome shotgun sequence genomic window:
- the LOC141722782 gene encoding phosphate transporter PHO1 homolog 3-like isoform X1, producing the protein MKFGKEFTSQMVPEWQGAYMDYEYLKTLLKEIHLFKLKTKPPQLTTNSHGLTRRLTLYRAFSGLTQRNTTTPRVSPSTNPDIESQPILVNSVKKPDGEFGLETMFLMTSDEGGEYELVYFRRLDDEFNKVIKFYRGKVDEVMKEAAVLNKQMDALIAFRIKVDDPHYEWPDSAKEMTRLASDVAASTASLAASTPGLKASKRVTVMDMIEEEISLEAQLDELSADREKGKREDEFIQELKEINSKNYDDKKVDSGNRGVQEELKPLNSKRAKRPAPLEILNHVIINNTLETPRSSIRGILNVPNQAELKFSKENLNKVEEQLKCAFVEFDHKLRLLKSYSFLNIMAFSKIMKKYDKITSRYASKSYMKMVENSYLGSSEEVVKVMDRVEATFIKHFSNSNRKKGLSILRPKAKRERHRVTFSLGFFAGCTITFIFALVVLIHARRLLKKEGQEQYMVTMFPLYSLFAFIVLHMFMYAANIYFWRRYRVNYPFIFGFKEGSALGYREVLLVAFGFAVLALASILANLDMEMDPKTGDYQRFTELLPLGVVVLALVIIVCPFNIIFRSSRFFLLTCAFHCICAPLYKVALADFFLADQLTSQVQAFRSVEFYICYYGSGGYAHRDSSCSSNDMNRTFHYIVAIIPYCSRLLQCLRRLVEEKDGMQGLNGLKYFATIVAVTTRTMYSRSRDSTEWYIIAWAASGVAAAFGTYWDLVLDWGLLQRNSKNRWLRDKLLIPHHSLYFGAMILNVLLRFAWLQTVLDFQVSFLHKQTLITIVASLEIIRRGIWNFFRLENEHLNNVGKYRAFKSVPLPFHYDEDEDKEG; encoded by the exons ATGAAGTTTGGTAAAGAATTTACATCTCAAATGGTTCCGGAATGGCAAGGAGCATACATGGACTATGAATATCTCAAAACCCTTTTGAAAGAAATCCATCTTTTTAAACTGAAAACAAAACCACCACAATTAACCACTAATTCACATGGATTAACAAGAAGACTAACTCTGTATAGAGCTTTTAGTGGTTTGACTCAAAGAAACACTACAACTCCTAGAGTTAGCCCGAGCACTAATCCTGATATTGAGAGCCAACCAATTCTGGTGAATTCTGTCAAGAAACCAGACGGAGAATTTGGGTTAGAAACAATGTTTCTAATGACATCAGACGAAGGAGGTGAATATGAGCTTGTGTACTTTAGAAGACTTGATGATGAGTTTAATAAAGTCATCAAGTTTTATAGAGGTAAAGTTGATGAGGTGATGAAGGAGGCTGCAGTTTTGAATAAACAAATGGATGCTTTGATAGCTTTTCGGATAAAAGTGGATGATCCACACTATGAATGGCCGGATAGTGCTAAAGAGATGACTCGTCTTGCTTCAGATGTTGCTGCTTCAACTGCTTCACTAGCAGCTTCTACTCCTGGACTTAAAGCAAGCA AAAGAGTGACTGTAATGGATATGATAGAAGAAGAGATATCACTTGAGGCACAGTTAGATGAATTATCAGCTGACCGAGAAAAAGGAAAACGAGAAGATGAATTTATTCAAGAACTCAAGGAAATCAACTCAAAAAATTATGATGATAAAAAAGTAGACAGTGGAAACAGAGGTGTGCAAGAAGAACTCAAGCCACTGAATAGTAAAAGGGCTAAAAGACCTGCTCCATTGGAAATACTAAACCATGTGATAATAAACAATACTCTTGAGACGCCTCGTTCATCAATAAGAGGTATCCTCAATGTTCCCAATCAAGCAGAGTTGAAATTCAGCAAGGAAAATCTTAACAAAGTTGAAGAACAACTAAAATGTGCTTTTGTTGAATTTGACCACAAGCTTCGGCTTCTCAAAAGTTACAG CTTCTTGAATATTATGGcattttcaaaaatcatgaagAAGTACGATAAG ATCACTTCAAGATATGCTTCAAAGTCCTACATGAAAATGGTCGAGAACTCTTATCTAGGAAGCTCTGAGGAG GTAGTTAAGGTAATGGACAGGGTTGAAGCAACATTTATTAAGCATTTTTCAAATTCGAATAGAAAGAAAGGGCTTAGCATTCTAAGACCAAAAGCTAAAAGGGAAAGACATAGAGTAACTTTCTCTTTAG GTTTCTTTGCCGGGTGCACAATAACATTCATTTTTGCTCTGGTTGTGCTCATTCATGCTCGCCGTCTTCTGAAAAAAGAAGGCCAAGAACAGTATATGGTAACCATGTTTCCTTTGTACAG CCTTTTTGCCTTCATCGTTCTACACATGTTCATGTACGCTGCAAACATATACTTTTGGAGACGATATCGAGTCAATTATCCTTTCATATTTGGATTCAAGGAAGGATCTGCATTAGGTTACAGAGAGGTTCTTCTAGTTGCCTTTGGTTTTGCAGTGTTAGCATTAGCAAGTATTCTTGCAAACCTTGATATGGAGATGGACCCTAAAACAGGCGATTACCAAAGATTTACTGAGCTTCTTCCTCTAGGAGTAGTTGTT CTTGCATTGGTCATCATTGTCTGCCCATTTAACATCATATTTCGTTCCAGCCGCTTCTTTTTACTTACTTGTGCATTTCATTGCATCTGCGCTCCGCTTTACAAG GTTGCACTTGCAGATTTTTTCTTGGCAGATCAACTTACTAGCCAAGTTCAAGCTTTCAGAAGTGTAGAGTTCTACATCTGTTACTATGGCTCAGGTGGCTATGCACACAGAGATAGCAGCTGCAGTTCTAATGATATGAACAGGACTTTCCATTACATTGTAGCTATCATTCCGTATTGTTCCCGGCTCCTCCAG TGTTTAAGGCGACTAGTTGAAGAAAAAGATGGAATGCAAGGACTGAATGGATTGAAATACTTTGCAACAATTGTGGCCGTTACAACCAGGACAATGTATAGCCGCAGCCGTGATAGTACTGAATGGTATATAATAGCCTGGGCTGCTTCAGGGGTAGCAGCGGCTTTTGGGACATACTGGGACCTTGTTCTTGATTGGGGACTATTGCAAAGAAATTCTAAGAACCGTTGGTTAAGAGACAAACTCCTAATACCTCACCACAGTCTATATTTTGGAGCCATG ATTTTGAATGTTCTGTTGAGGTTCGCTTGGCTTCAAACAGTTTTGGACTTTCAGGTTTCTTTCCTACACAAACAAACTCTGATCACTATTGTGGCCAGCCTAGAGATTATTCGTCGAGGCATCTGGAACTTTTTCAG GTTGGAGAATGAACACCTGAATAATGTGGGAAAATACAGGGCTTTTAAATCAGTACCATTACCTTTTCACTATGATGAAGACGAGGACAAGGAAGGATGA
- the LOC141722782 gene encoding phosphate transporter PHO1 homolog 3-like isoform X4, which translates to MKFGKEFTSQMVPEWQGAYMDYEYLKTLLKEIHLFKLKTKPPQLTTNSHGLTRRLTLYRAFSGLTQRNTTTPRVSPSTNPDIESQPILVNSVKKPDGEFGLETMFLMTSDEGGEYELVYFRRLDDEFNKVIKFYRGKVDEVMKEAAVLNKQMDALIAFRIKVDDPHYEWPDSAKEMTRLASDVAASTASLAASTPGLKASKKGKREDEFIQELKEINSKNYDDKKVDSGNRGVQEELKPLNSKRAKRPAPLEILNHVIINNTLETPRSSIRGILNVPNQAELKFSKENLNKVEEQLKCAFVEFDHKLRLLKSYSFLNIMAFSKIMKKYDKITSRYASKSYMKMVENSYLGSSEEVVKVMDRVEATFIKHFSNSNRKKGLSILRPKAKRERHRVTFSLGFFAGCTITFIFALVVLIHARRLLKKEGQEQYMVTMFPLYSLFAFIVLHMFMYAANIYFWRRYRVNYPFIFGFKEGSALGYREVLLVAFGFAVLALASILANLDMEMDPKTGDYQRFTELLPLGVVVLALVIIVCPFNIIFRSSRFFLLTCAFHCICAPLYKVALADFFLADQLTSQVQAFRSVEFYICYYGSGGYAHRDSSCSSNDMNRTFHYIVAIIPYCSRLLQCLRRLVEEKDGMQGLNGLKYFATIVAVTTRTMYSRSRDSTEWYIIAWAASGVAAAFGTYWDLVLDWGLLQRNSKNRWLRDKLLIPHHSLYFGAMILNVLLRFAWLQTVLDFQVSFLHKQTLITIVASLEIIRRGIWNFFRLENEHLNNVGKYRAFKSVPLPFHYDEDEDKEG; encoded by the exons ATGAAGTTTGGTAAAGAATTTACATCTCAAATGGTTCCGGAATGGCAAGGAGCATACATGGACTATGAATATCTCAAAACCCTTTTGAAAGAAATCCATCTTTTTAAACTGAAAACAAAACCACCACAATTAACCACTAATTCACATGGATTAACAAGAAGACTAACTCTGTATAGAGCTTTTAGTGGTTTGACTCAAAGAAACACTACAACTCCTAGAGTTAGCCCGAGCACTAATCCTGATATTGAGAGCCAACCAATTCTGGTGAATTCTGTCAAGAAACCAGACGGAGAATTTGGGTTAGAAACAATGTTTCTAATGACATCAGACGAAGGAGGTGAATATGAGCTTGTGTACTTTAGAAGACTTGATGATGAGTTTAATAAAGTCATCAAGTTTTATAGAGGTAAAGTTGATGAGGTGATGAAGGAGGCTGCAGTTTTGAATAAACAAATGGATGCTTTGATAGCTTTTCGGATAAAAGTGGATGATCCACACTATGAATGGCCGGATAGTGCTAAAGAGATGACTCGTCTTGCTTCAGATGTTGCTGCTTCAACTGCTTCACTAGCAGCTTCTACTCCTGGACTTAAAGCAAGCA AAAAAGGAAAACGAGAAGATGAATTTATTCAAGAACTCAAGGAAATCAACTCAAAAAATTATGATGATAAAAAAGTAGACAGTGGAAACAGAGGTGTGCAAGAAGAACTCAAGCCACTGAATAGTAAAAGGGCTAAAAGACCTGCTCCATTGGAAATACTAAACCATGTGATAATAAACAATACTCTTGAGACGCCTCGTTCATCAATAAGAGGTATCCTCAATGTTCCCAATCAAGCAGAGTTGAAATTCAGCAAGGAAAATCTTAACAAAGTTGAAGAACAACTAAAATGTGCTTTTGTTGAATTTGACCACAAGCTTCGGCTTCTCAAAAGTTACAG CTTCTTGAATATTATGGcattttcaaaaatcatgaagAAGTACGATAAG ATCACTTCAAGATATGCTTCAAAGTCCTACATGAAAATGGTCGAGAACTCTTATCTAGGAAGCTCTGAGGAG GTAGTTAAGGTAATGGACAGGGTTGAAGCAACATTTATTAAGCATTTTTCAAATTCGAATAGAAAGAAAGGGCTTAGCATTCTAAGACCAAAAGCTAAAAGGGAAAGACATAGAGTAACTTTCTCTTTAG GTTTCTTTGCCGGGTGCACAATAACATTCATTTTTGCTCTGGTTGTGCTCATTCATGCTCGCCGTCTTCTGAAAAAAGAAGGCCAAGAACAGTATATGGTAACCATGTTTCCTTTGTACAG CCTTTTTGCCTTCATCGTTCTACACATGTTCATGTACGCTGCAAACATATACTTTTGGAGACGATATCGAGTCAATTATCCTTTCATATTTGGATTCAAGGAAGGATCTGCATTAGGTTACAGAGAGGTTCTTCTAGTTGCCTTTGGTTTTGCAGTGTTAGCATTAGCAAGTATTCTTGCAAACCTTGATATGGAGATGGACCCTAAAACAGGCGATTACCAAAGATTTACTGAGCTTCTTCCTCTAGGAGTAGTTGTT CTTGCATTGGTCATCATTGTCTGCCCATTTAACATCATATTTCGTTCCAGCCGCTTCTTTTTACTTACTTGTGCATTTCATTGCATCTGCGCTCCGCTTTACAAG GTTGCACTTGCAGATTTTTTCTTGGCAGATCAACTTACTAGCCAAGTTCAAGCTTTCAGAAGTGTAGAGTTCTACATCTGTTACTATGGCTCAGGTGGCTATGCACACAGAGATAGCAGCTGCAGTTCTAATGATATGAACAGGACTTTCCATTACATTGTAGCTATCATTCCGTATTGTTCCCGGCTCCTCCAG TGTTTAAGGCGACTAGTTGAAGAAAAAGATGGAATGCAAGGACTGAATGGATTGAAATACTTTGCAACAATTGTGGCCGTTACAACCAGGACAATGTATAGCCGCAGCCGTGATAGTACTGAATGGTATATAATAGCCTGGGCTGCTTCAGGGGTAGCAGCGGCTTTTGGGACATACTGGGACCTTGTTCTTGATTGGGGACTATTGCAAAGAAATTCTAAGAACCGTTGGTTAAGAGACAAACTCCTAATACCTCACCACAGTCTATATTTTGGAGCCATG ATTTTGAATGTTCTGTTGAGGTTCGCTTGGCTTCAAACAGTTTTGGACTTTCAGGTTTCTTTCCTACACAAACAAACTCTGATCACTATTGTGGCCAGCCTAGAGATTATTCGTCGAGGCATCTGGAACTTTTTCAG GTTGGAGAATGAACACCTGAATAATGTGGGAAAATACAGGGCTTTTAAATCAGTACCATTACCTTTTCACTATGATGAAGACGAGGACAAGGAAGGATGA
- the LOC141722782 gene encoding phosphate transporter PHO1 homolog 3-like isoform X2, translating into MKFGKEFTSQMVPEWQGAYMDYEYLKTLLKEIHLFKLKTKPPQLTTNSHGLTRRLTLYRAFSGLTQRNTTTPRVSPSTNPDIESQPILVNSVKKPDGEFGLETMFLMTSDEGGEYELVYFRRLDDEFNKVIKFYRGKVDEVMKEAAVLNKQMDALIAFRIKVDDPHYEWPDSAKEMTRLASDVAASTASLAASTPGLKASKISLEAQLDELSADREKGKREDEFIQELKEINSKNYDDKKVDSGNRGVQEELKPLNSKRAKRPAPLEILNHVIINNTLETPRSSIRGILNVPNQAELKFSKENLNKVEEQLKCAFVEFDHKLRLLKSYSFLNIMAFSKIMKKYDKITSRYASKSYMKMVENSYLGSSEEVVKVMDRVEATFIKHFSNSNRKKGLSILRPKAKRERHRVTFSLGFFAGCTITFIFALVVLIHARRLLKKEGQEQYMVTMFPLYSLFAFIVLHMFMYAANIYFWRRYRVNYPFIFGFKEGSALGYREVLLVAFGFAVLALASILANLDMEMDPKTGDYQRFTELLPLGVVVLALVIIVCPFNIIFRSSRFFLLTCAFHCICAPLYKVALADFFLADQLTSQVQAFRSVEFYICYYGSGGYAHRDSSCSSNDMNRTFHYIVAIIPYCSRLLQCLRRLVEEKDGMQGLNGLKYFATIVAVTTRTMYSRSRDSTEWYIIAWAASGVAAAFGTYWDLVLDWGLLQRNSKNRWLRDKLLIPHHSLYFGAMILNVLLRFAWLQTVLDFQVSFLHKQTLITIVASLEIIRRGIWNFFRLENEHLNNVGKYRAFKSVPLPFHYDEDEDKEG; encoded by the exons ATGAAGTTTGGTAAAGAATTTACATCTCAAATGGTTCCGGAATGGCAAGGAGCATACATGGACTATGAATATCTCAAAACCCTTTTGAAAGAAATCCATCTTTTTAAACTGAAAACAAAACCACCACAATTAACCACTAATTCACATGGATTAACAAGAAGACTAACTCTGTATAGAGCTTTTAGTGGTTTGACTCAAAGAAACACTACAACTCCTAGAGTTAGCCCGAGCACTAATCCTGATATTGAGAGCCAACCAATTCTGGTGAATTCTGTCAAGAAACCAGACGGAGAATTTGGGTTAGAAACAATGTTTCTAATGACATCAGACGAAGGAGGTGAATATGAGCTTGTGTACTTTAGAAGACTTGATGATGAGTTTAATAAAGTCATCAAGTTTTATAGAGGTAAAGTTGATGAGGTGATGAAGGAGGCTGCAGTTTTGAATAAACAAATGGATGCTTTGATAGCTTTTCGGATAAAAGTGGATGATCCACACTATGAATGGCCGGATAGTGCTAAAGAGATGACTCGTCTTGCTTCAGATGTTGCTGCTTCAACTGCTTCACTAGCAGCTTCTACTCCTGGACTTAAAGCAAGCA AGATATCACTTGAGGCACAGTTAGATGAATTATCAGCTGACCGAGAAAAAGGAAAACGAGAAGATGAATTTATTCAAGAACTCAAGGAAATCAACTCAAAAAATTATGATGATAAAAAAGTAGACAGTGGAAACAGAGGTGTGCAAGAAGAACTCAAGCCACTGAATAGTAAAAGGGCTAAAAGACCTGCTCCATTGGAAATACTAAACCATGTGATAATAAACAATACTCTTGAGACGCCTCGTTCATCAATAAGAGGTATCCTCAATGTTCCCAATCAAGCAGAGTTGAAATTCAGCAAGGAAAATCTTAACAAAGTTGAAGAACAACTAAAATGTGCTTTTGTTGAATTTGACCACAAGCTTCGGCTTCTCAAAAGTTACAG CTTCTTGAATATTATGGcattttcaaaaatcatgaagAAGTACGATAAG ATCACTTCAAGATATGCTTCAAAGTCCTACATGAAAATGGTCGAGAACTCTTATCTAGGAAGCTCTGAGGAG GTAGTTAAGGTAATGGACAGGGTTGAAGCAACATTTATTAAGCATTTTTCAAATTCGAATAGAAAGAAAGGGCTTAGCATTCTAAGACCAAAAGCTAAAAGGGAAAGACATAGAGTAACTTTCTCTTTAG GTTTCTTTGCCGGGTGCACAATAACATTCATTTTTGCTCTGGTTGTGCTCATTCATGCTCGCCGTCTTCTGAAAAAAGAAGGCCAAGAACAGTATATGGTAACCATGTTTCCTTTGTACAG CCTTTTTGCCTTCATCGTTCTACACATGTTCATGTACGCTGCAAACATATACTTTTGGAGACGATATCGAGTCAATTATCCTTTCATATTTGGATTCAAGGAAGGATCTGCATTAGGTTACAGAGAGGTTCTTCTAGTTGCCTTTGGTTTTGCAGTGTTAGCATTAGCAAGTATTCTTGCAAACCTTGATATGGAGATGGACCCTAAAACAGGCGATTACCAAAGATTTACTGAGCTTCTTCCTCTAGGAGTAGTTGTT CTTGCATTGGTCATCATTGTCTGCCCATTTAACATCATATTTCGTTCCAGCCGCTTCTTTTTACTTACTTGTGCATTTCATTGCATCTGCGCTCCGCTTTACAAG GTTGCACTTGCAGATTTTTTCTTGGCAGATCAACTTACTAGCCAAGTTCAAGCTTTCAGAAGTGTAGAGTTCTACATCTGTTACTATGGCTCAGGTGGCTATGCACACAGAGATAGCAGCTGCAGTTCTAATGATATGAACAGGACTTTCCATTACATTGTAGCTATCATTCCGTATTGTTCCCGGCTCCTCCAG TGTTTAAGGCGACTAGTTGAAGAAAAAGATGGAATGCAAGGACTGAATGGATTGAAATACTTTGCAACAATTGTGGCCGTTACAACCAGGACAATGTATAGCCGCAGCCGTGATAGTACTGAATGGTATATAATAGCCTGGGCTGCTTCAGGGGTAGCAGCGGCTTTTGGGACATACTGGGACCTTGTTCTTGATTGGGGACTATTGCAAAGAAATTCTAAGAACCGTTGGTTAAGAGACAAACTCCTAATACCTCACCACAGTCTATATTTTGGAGCCATG ATTTTGAATGTTCTGTTGAGGTTCGCTTGGCTTCAAACAGTTTTGGACTTTCAGGTTTCTTTCCTACACAAACAAACTCTGATCACTATTGTGGCCAGCCTAGAGATTATTCGTCGAGGCATCTGGAACTTTTTCAG GTTGGAGAATGAACACCTGAATAATGTGGGAAAATACAGGGCTTTTAAATCAGTACCATTACCTTTTCACTATGATGAAGACGAGGACAAGGAAGGATGA